Part of the Flavobacterium alkalisoli genome is shown below.
ATCAGAAAACACTATGTGCAGCATGGTTGTAGTATCTTCCTGCTGATGGCCGGATATGATACCGGCCACACAGGATAAACCTGCAAGTAGTAAAACAGGTTTTTGTAATAGAGTAGGAAGCTTTTCCAATACCGGGAACTTCCCGGCATTTGGATAAAAGTGATTATTCTCCATGATTAAAATGTGGTTTGGTTTAGGGTTTTTTGCAACGGTTCGTTGCAACGGTGGTGTTATAAATGTGTTATTTCTTTTTGAGTTATAATATTTTTCTGTAATTTTGTTTCTTCCATGGTTAGCCGCTCTAACGGCTATTATGGTTTAGGGCAGGCGAGGGTGGTACCTCGCCTCATTTTTTTTATACCGGTGTCAAAGGATTACCATATTTTTTTACTTTCCTATCGGTTAATATCTTCAAAGCCATTTCTTTATATTCTTGTATTAGGTTATCCATATTCTCGTTAACCTTCTTAGTTTTTTCCTTTTTGGTCATGCCCAACATTAAGAATAGCCTGTTTTTCTCCTCTTCCGGGAGAGCCTGAATAACGTTGTATGCAGTTTCGGCTTTCAATTGGTTTATAACTTGTTTTCTTACTAAAAATGTTAAAGTGGCATGGTTTTTATTCTACTCCGTTGCAACGGTTATGCAAGGGGAGAATTAGAATAAGATTTTACAAAAAGGATATTTAATATAGTCGATTTACCAAGGTTAAACTCATCCATTAGTATTGGGTAAGTTTCTCTGCAGGTCATAGATGTTTTAAGTTCATCGTAGCGGCTCAATATTTTCTTATTGCGGCGCATCTTCTTTTCTCGTACTGTTTCTCTCCGTATTGCCATTGCCATAATTATTAAATGTCTATATTTATAAAGACAAATCTAATATTATTATTCGGAATAATCTAATAAAATACGGAATAAATCGTATAAAATTATATTTATTCCTGTAATCTTTTGATTTATAAGGGTTTTTGAAATCCGAATATTATATGAAAAACTTTATATCTGAAAATATATCATATCTTGTCAAAGAGAATAATTACAGGCAGGATGACTTTGGGATTCTCTTTGATTTAAAAAAGGGAGTGATAAATCAATATATACAGGGTAAGAGCTTGCCTAAGATTGAAACACTCCAAAAAATTTGCTCTCACTTTAAAATTACTTTAGATGATTTAGTTAATTCTGAATTATCTGAAGCGGCATATAAAAGCAAATCGCAACAACAAGTTGCAACAGAACAAAACACACCTTACAATAACGAAAAAGATGCTATTATAGCTGCGCAACGGGAAACTATCGAAACACAAAAGGAACTGATAGCAACTTTGCGTAGTCGGCTTGACAGTACTCAGACGAAAGCGTCATAGTTATCAATTGGACGGTGTTTAAGAATTGAACTAAATTTTAAATGCTTATATATGAATATTATTTCAACGTTAGGATGTTGCAAAGTGCCTTAATGTAGATTGTATTCAATTACCTCTTGCGGGCGAATGTAAAAAAGCAGCTAAACTTGAATATATGGAAAAGGCTGGAAACAAGAGTCTTTATTTAAGTTCAATGAGACTCTATTAAAAATGAAGAATTTTAAAGAGAAGTAAACGAAAATATGTTAAATTTGATACTATGGAAATATCAAGTTTAACAGTAAAGTTAATAATACTCCTTGTTCCGGGGCTTATTTCTTATTTTATCTACAGAAGAATAACAATAAGAGAGACTAAGAGAAGTGACTTAATGTTTATAGTTGTTTCTATACTTTTAGGGTTTTTGTCTTACGCTTCAATTCATTATTTATTTAATTTTTTTGTCATAGTTCATAATTTATTTAGTATAGAAGATTGGTCCAGTTTTCACTTAATCACTTTAACATACATAACTGAGGATTATCCAATACAATACGACGAAGTAGCTTACGCAATATTATCGGGTACGATAATTGCTGTAACATTTGGAAAGATGGACTCGTCAAATATAATAAACAGACTTGCTTACAAATTTAGAGTCACCGAAAAATTAAATGACCAGAGTATATATAATCAGTATCTTTTAAACGATCAATTAACATGGGTATACGTTAGGGATATAGAAAATAATTTGACTTACTTAGGAGCAGTAGCCTTATTCTCTGACAAAGAAAACGATAAAGAAATTGTATTAAATGACGTGACAGTTTATACTTTTCCTGATAGTCAAGAGTTATATAAAATACAATCAATATACTTGAATTTTGGAAATGGTAATATTATACTTGAAGAAGCAAAATTAGAAGAAAATGAGCAACTCGAACTCCCACTCTAATCCACGAAGATGGAAGGTTTCATTAGTGAGAAATACCCAAACGAAACCAGCGACAAACAATGTACCAAGGAGTAGAGTATCACCTCCGCCTCCTGCACGACCAATACCTCCTATAAGACCTGTGCTAAAGAAAGGATAAACTTAGATACAAGTTTTAAATTAAGGGAGATTTTTATTACACAAAACTTCTTATTTCAAACAATTTTTACTAACAATCTGTTAGTAAGTATTTTGTTAATGTAAGAGATTATTGTTTAACTTGCTGTAAGTAACTTAAACACACTTTACTATGAAAAACTTTATAAGTGAGGAAAGAAAACCTCAAAGACCTTCTAACCCTCCAAGTCGTCAAACACCTCCTCCTAGAGAATTCCCTAAACCGACTGGACCATATCCGGGAAAAGAAGAAAGAAGTTTACCTAGAGTAACGCCTCCTAAAAGATAAATATAAAGAAGACTACAACTCCAATTAGGCCAAAACTCATTAGTAAAATTGAAAAAATAGTTAGGAAATTATTTATCTTTTCGTAATTAGATATTTCGCATTCGTGTTTTTGTATTTCTGCTAAGAATTCACTTCTTTCACGACTTTCTTCTTCGCATTGAAAATCTATCACTGTGATACAATAATCATTTTGATGAACTTTGCTTGCACACCATTGAGAGAAGAAATTGGTGATTACTGCAAATAATAATAAAAATGCTGATAGATGAATTATCCAGTGAACGTCTTCAGTTTTAGAGCTGTAAAATTTAATTGTTTCCAAGCATACATATATGCCTGTGCCGGAAATAACTATTAGTAATGTATC
Proteins encoded:
- a CDS encoding helix-turn-helix domain-containing protein, whose protein sequence is MKNFISENISYLVKENNYRQDDFGILFDLKKGVINQYIQGKSLPKIETLQKICSHFKITLDDLVNSELSEAAYKSKSQQQVATEQNTPYNNEKDAIIAAQRETIETQKELIATLRSRLDSTQTKAS